In the Acanthopagrus latus isolate v.2019 chromosome 23, fAcaLat1.1, whole genome shotgun sequence genome, one interval contains:
- the LOC119013307 gene encoding TANK-binding kinase 1-binding protein 1-like isoform X2: protein MDLFRRGELGLLGGGEGLRDDVGVSGISWSANRLPEDMYPASGLALAAAYHDIKTRLASLERENSSIKRKLKHYEFPMISEFGEERILCCSCEPIIKDTSVIQSETTNLQQRINSLTQELQKSKEREERLEEVIQAYEKIHLEKSNVQRDLDKMTTLAEQHVERIHSLESALRQRETSLQTLSAQLRSKDTHQSQLHTSLDVPREGRGPTLQSSRSLDALSDLKLQRLEAELEGARHQAEGACQREKELRAKLQRLQQDVAQLQDAQRQSQDLSTHCEHCDVEWIKKAGDEQVNLALAYTELTEELGRVRNLAVKQSDLLRHVSQEPVSRPPPAPQRLSPTSPQRPSLSPDRLLPTTSPPLSPNDGPASYSHQPTSSRLRAKFQGRRSYSEVSDPSAIQRPSARLMRDPVSTLPKPRPLLGEMQGYGQAKPQLRASLVGLVRPASAHGARGERGGGGERGGGSSLSSSPHHCALDLGFPLAAEVHHFCHLDDPPEPTPLVTPPQSSDDEEDVCTYLSPAASPPQTLGAIGIGSSSPREQPLHPSFPSPRKQPHHPSFSAPEGPATLSCHLPPYMNTEHAQSWPSINLWMESEESAVRSCPLCQLTFPTGYPDDALIKHIDSHLENSKI from the exons ATGGATCTATTCCGCAGAGGAGAGCTGGGGCTGcttggaggaggagaagggctGAGAGATGATGTGGGTGTTTCCGGGATCAGCTGGTCAGCCAATCGGCTGCCAGAGGACATGTACCCGGCGTCAGGATTGGCCCTGGCTGCGGCCTATCATGACATCAAGACCCGGTTGGCCAGTTTGGAGAGGGAGAACAGCAGCATAAAGAGGAAGCTCAAACACTACGAG TTTCCTATGATCAGTGAatttggagaggagaggatacTCTGCTGTTCCTGTGAGCCCATCATCAAGGATACCAGTGTTATCCAATCAGAGACCACCAACCTACAGCAGAGGATCAACTCTCTCACTCAGGAG cTCCAGAAGAgtaaggagagagaggagaggttgGAGGAAGTCATCCAGGCTTATGAGAAGATTCACTTGGAGAAAAGCAATGTCCAGAGAGACCTAGATAAgatg acgaCTCTAGCAGAGCAGCATGTGGAGCGGATCCACAGTCTGGAGTCGGctctcagacagagagaaaccTCCCTTCAGACACTCAGCGCTCAGCTCCGCAGCAAAGACACACATCAGTCTCAACTCCACACAAGCCTGGATGTACCCAGAG AGGGCCGTGGGCCAACGCTGCAAAGCTCCCGCAGTCTGGACGCCTTGTCAGACTTGAAGCTACAGCGACTCGAGGCGGAGCTGGAGGGGGCGAGGCACCAGGCTGAGGGAGCCTGTcagagggagaaggagctgAGGGCCAAGcttcagaggctgcagcaggatgtagCTCAGCTACAGGATGCCCAGAGACAG tcacagGACTTGTCCACACACTGTGAGCACTGTGATGTGGAATGGATAAAGAAAGCCGGGGACGAACA GGTGAACCTAGCATTAGCTTATACTGAGCTAACGGAGGAGTTGGGTCGTGTTCGCAATCTGGCAGTGAAACAGAGTGACCTTCTGCGACACGTCTCCCAGGAGCCGG TCTCTCGTCCTCCCCCGGCTCCTCAGCGTCTCTCCCCTACTTCCCCCCAACgcccctcactctctcctgaCAGGCTCCTCCCCActacctctcctcctctgtcaccaaACGACGGCCCTGCCTCTTACTCCCATCAGCCAACGAGCAGCCGCCTACGAGCAAAGTTCCAGGGTCGCCGTAGTTATTCAGAG GTATCTGACCCGTCAGCCATCCAGAGACCATCGGCTCGCCTGATGAGAGATCCAGTATCCACCCTCCCTAAGCCCAGGCCGCTCCTTGGGGAGATGCAGGGTTATGGCCAAGCCAAACCCCAGCTCCGGGCGTCCTTGGTGGGCCTGGTCAGACCAGCCTCGGCTCATggagccagaggagagagaggagggggaggagagagaggtgggggcAGCAGCCTGAGCAGCAGTCCTCATCATTGTGCTTTGGACCTGGGCTTCCCTCTGGCTGCTGAG GTGCATCACTTTTGTCACCTTGACGACCCACCTGAGCCCACCCCACTGGTTACTCCACCACAGTCCTCTGATGATGAAGAG GATGTATGTACATACCTATCACCGGCTGCCAGCCCGCCTCAGACACTTGGTGCAATTGGGATTGGCTCATCGTCTCCTAGGGAACAGCCGCTACACCCTTCATTTCCGTCTCCTAGGAAACAGCCCCATCATCCCTCCTTCTCAGCACCTGAGGGCCCTGCCACCCTCTCCTGCCATCTGCCTCCCTACATGAacactgagcatgctcagtcTTGGCCCTCCATTAAC
- the LOC119013307 gene encoding TANK-binding kinase 1-binding protein 1-like isoform X1, protein MDLFRRGELGLLGGGEGLRDDVGVSGISWSANRLPEDMYPASGLALAAAYHDIKTRLASLERENSSIKRKLKHYEVKFPMISEFGEERILCCSCEPIIKDTSVIQSETTNLQQRINSLTQELQKSKEREERLEEVIQAYEKIHLEKSNVQRDLDKMTTLAEQHVERIHSLESALRQRETSLQTLSAQLRSKDTHQSQLHTSLDVPREGRGPTLQSSRSLDALSDLKLQRLEAELEGARHQAEGACQREKELRAKLQRLQQDVAQLQDAQRQSQDLSTHCEHCDVEWIKKAGDEQVNLALAYTELTEELGRVRNLAVKQSDLLRHVSQEPVSRPPPAPQRLSPTSPQRPSLSPDRLLPTTSPPLSPNDGPASYSHQPTSSRLRAKFQGRRSYSEVSDPSAIQRPSARLMRDPVSTLPKPRPLLGEMQGYGQAKPQLRASLVGLVRPASAHGARGERGGGGERGGGSSLSSSPHHCALDLGFPLAAEVHHFCHLDDPPEPTPLVTPPQSSDDEEDVCTYLSPAASPPQTLGAIGIGSSSPREQPLHPSFPSPRKQPHHPSFSAPEGPATLSCHLPPYMNTEHAQSWPSINLWMESEESAVRSCPLCQLTFPTGYPDDALIKHIDSHLENSKI, encoded by the exons ATGGATCTATTCCGCAGAGGAGAGCTGGGGCTGcttggaggaggagaagggctGAGAGATGATGTGGGTGTTTCCGGGATCAGCTGGTCAGCCAATCGGCTGCCAGAGGACATGTACCCGGCGTCAGGATTGGCCCTGGCTGCGGCCTATCATGACATCAAGACCCGGTTGGCCAGTTTGGAGAGGGAGAACAGCAGCATAAAGAGGAAGCTCAAACACTACGAGGTCAAG TTTCCTATGATCAGTGAatttggagaggagaggatacTCTGCTGTTCCTGTGAGCCCATCATCAAGGATACCAGTGTTATCCAATCAGAGACCACCAACCTACAGCAGAGGATCAACTCTCTCACTCAGGAG cTCCAGAAGAgtaaggagagagaggagaggttgGAGGAAGTCATCCAGGCTTATGAGAAGATTCACTTGGAGAAAAGCAATGTCCAGAGAGACCTAGATAAgatg acgaCTCTAGCAGAGCAGCATGTGGAGCGGATCCACAGTCTGGAGTCGGctctcagacagagagaaaccTCCCTTCAGACACTCAGCGCTCAGCTCCGCAGCAAAGACACACATCAGTCTCAACTCCACACAAGCCTGGATGTACCCAGAG AGGGCCGTGGGCCAACGCTGCAAAGCTCCCGCAGTCTGGACGCCTTGTCAGACTTGAAGCTACAGCGACTCGAGGCGGAGCTGGAGGGGGCGAGGCACCAGGCTGAGGGAGCCTGTcagagggagaaggagctgAGGGCCAAGcttcagaggctgcagcaggatgtagCTCAGCTACAGGATGCCCAGAGACAG tcacagGACTTGTCCACACACTGTGAGCACTGTGATGTGGAATGGATAAAGAAAGCCGGGGACGAACA GGTGAACCTAGCATTAGCTTATACTGAGCTAACGGAGGAGTTGGGTCGTGTTCGCAATCTGGCAGTGAAACAGAGTGACCTTCTGCGACACGTCTCCCAGGAGCCGG TCTCTCGTCCTCCCCCGGCTCCTCAGCGTCTCTCCCCTACTTCCCCCCAACgcccctcactctctcctgaCAGGCTCCTCCCCActacctctcctcctctgtcaccaaACGACGGCCCTGCCTCTTACTCCCATCAGCCAACGAGCAGCCGCCTACGAGCAAAGTTCCAGGGTCGCCGTAGTTATTCAGAG GTATCTGACCCGTCAGCCATCCAGAGACCATCGGCTCGCCTGATGAGAGATCCAGTATCCACCCTCCCTAAGCCCAGGCCGCTCCTTGGGGAGATGCAGGGTTATGGCCAAGCCAAACCCCAGCTCCGGGCGTCCTTGGTGGGCCTGGTCAGACCAGCCTCGGCTCATggagccagaggagagagaggagggggaggagagagaggtgggggcAGCAGCCTGAGCAGCAGTCCTCATCATTGTGCTTTGGACCTGGGCTTCCCTCTGGCTGCTGAG GTGCATCACTTTTGTCACCTTGACGACCCACCTGAGCCCACCCCACTGGTTACTCCACCACAGTCCTCTGATGATGAAGAG GATGTATGTACATACCTATCACCGGCTGCCAGCCCGCCTCAGACACTTGGTGCAATTGGGATTGGCTCATCGTCTCCTAGGGAACAGCCGCTACACCCTTCATTTCCGTCTCCTAGGAAACAGCCCCATCATCCCTCCTTCTCAGCACCTGAGGGCCCTGCCACCCTCTCCTGCCATCTGCCTCCCTACATGAacactgagcatgctcagtcTTGGCCCTCCATTAAC